The Castanea sativa cultivar Marrone di Chiusa Pesio chromosome 11, ASM4071231v1 genome contains a region encoding:
- the LOC142616690 gene encoding uncharacterized protein LOC142616690 yields the protein MNTKSEKSTESATPLWKRVTKLEKVGDENQNEMQKLEDAYEEYLHRPKKPKLVSLPTDFASSPNLGPSESSTTTSHPFFQKKEVGNSPLEKAFNNQCQKQLDSLIARTFYYAGLPFHFAKNPYWIEMIKFVANNKLRTTLLYRERAHIEKLLKSIKETWKEKGLSIIIGEVWYQHVVQIITDDASVMKATGSIVEAKYPHIFWSLGVVHTLNLALRNICAPKNSLQNEVPYNECKWVAQVADEATFIRIFITNHSMRLAIFNSYSPLKLFAVAETRFASVAYILRFTGPIYEMLRVADTDAPILHKVYEMWDSMIENVKKETYRHEGKEDYEESPFYEVVHSIILINGLRKSEEVRGSVTPHKDAKIFGERNKCLKRFFSNLDDRKNLTVEFGLFTGIMAYDDDNMDDRWTFDPMLWWSNYGSKLPMLQTVALKLLGQPCSSLCAKRNWSTYGFIHCMRNRITPKCAEDLVFVHSNLRLLSRRMEEYTKGNSKK from the exons ATGAATACTAAAAGTGAAAAATCAACTGAGTCAGCTACTCCTCTATGGAAACGTGTTACAAAGTTAGAAAAa GTTGGAGATGAGAATCAAAATGAAATGCAGAAATTAGAAGATGCGTATGAGGAATATTTGCATAGACCGAAGAAGCCTAAGCTAGTGTCTTTACCAACTGATTTTGCTAGTAGTCCTAATTTGGGTCCTAGTGAGAGTAGTACAACTACAAGTCATCcattttttcagaaaaaagagGTTGGGAATTCTCCTTTGGAGAAGGCTTTTAACAATCAATGTCAAAAGCAATTAGATTCTCTTATTGCTAGGACATTTTATTATGCTGGTTTACCCTTTCACTTTGCTAAGAACCCGTATTGGATTGAGATGATCAAATTTGTAGctaataataaattaagaacAACTCTGTTGTATAGAGAGAGGGCACATATTGAGAAGTTGTTGAAGTCAATTAAAGAAACTTGGAAAGAAAAGGGTTTAAGCATA ATTATTGGTGAGGTTTGGTATCAACATGTTGTCCAAATTATTACTGATGATGCATCTGTTATGAAGGCTACAGGATCTATTGTTGAAGCTAAATATCCTCATATATTTTGGTCACTTGGTGTTGTGCATACCCTCAATTTGGCCTTGAGGAATATATGTGCACCTAAGAACTCTTTACAGAATGAGGTTCCATATAATGAATGTAAATGGGTTGCACAAGTTGCAGATGAGGCAACTTTCATTCGTATTTTCATCACAAATCATTCTATGAGATTAgcaatttttaattcatattcCCCTTTGAAGTTATTTGCTGTTGCTGAAACACGATTTGCTTct GTTGCATATATTTTAAGATTCACAGGACCTATTTATGAGATGCTTCGAGTGGCTGACACGGATGCACCTATTCTCCATAAGGTGTATGAAATGTGGGATTCCATGATAGaaaatgtgaagaaagaaaCATATCGGCATGAAGGCAAGGAAGACTATGAGGAGTCTCCATTCTATGAGGTGGTACACA GTATTATACTAATCAATGGATTGAGGAAGTCAGAGGAAGTCAGAGGAAGTGTTACGCCACATAAGGATGCTAAAATTTTTGGGGAGAGAAACAAGTGCCTCAAAAGATTCTTTTCTAATCTTGATGATAGGAAGAATCTTACAGTGGAGTTTGGTTTGTTTACAGGAATTATGGCTTATGATGATGATAACATGGATGATAGGTGGACCTTCGATCCAATGCTCTGGTGGTCAAATTATGGGTCCAAGTTACCAATGCTTCAAACTGTAGCTCTAAAgcttcttggacaaccttgcTCATCATTGTGTGCTAAGAGGAATTGGAGTACATATGGCTTCATCCATTGTATGAGGAATAGAATTACTCCTAAATGTGCTGAAGATTTAGTGTTTGTTCATTCTAATCTTCGACTTCTTTCAAGGAGGATGGAAGAGTACACTAAAGGAAACTCTAAGAAGTGA